The sequence below is a genomic window from Phoenix dactylifera cultivar Barhee BC4 chromosome 8, palm_55x_up_171113_PBpolish2nd_filt_p, whole genome shotgun sequence.
aataatataatattgtataataAGATCGGCCATCATGTCTAAAAATTTATCGTTTGTACTAGAAATTTTATAACTTGAAATTTTATAATACATGAATAACAAGTATACATTACCAAGGCTAAACCTATTAATGTTATGCTCCCATAAATGTTTTACTTTATTAATAAACAACCATTTCTTCTATAATTTTCCATGTGTACATTCCAAATATTGAAATGACTGGAAAAGCAATTTCAGGCAAGTACTAGTTTTCATGAAGCAAATTTTTATAATGATCATCTTGTAAGCATTTCTACTTCTAATAGTaagttattaattttttatagatatatttttttggttCAATGTATTTCCGAGTTCGGTGTCTCATATAAGAGATCAGAAAGAAGTTAATAGCATATTTGCTCAAGAAGAGTAAACGGGGGAGGAACCAAGAGCTTAAGGGAAGAAAAGTTGTCATAAACCCATAATTTCCAAAGATATACACCTTCAATTGCAAAATCTTTTCAAAATCAGTTGTCTTTTCaagattgatgtgcatgtaACAAAAGAGGTCACTTATTAGAAATTAAGAATTTATTATTTCCAAAGAAAGATCACCCCTATCTATAAAACAAGATCATTCCTGTGCATAACAACATCTAACTTACGGCCATTATTCTTTACTCTTGTTCTGATCTCCCTCCTCTAGCGGTAAGTTTTctatcttccttctcctctctttttagtgtttcattttttaaaattttaatataccTTATTCTTCTTAAGAAATTTGTATCATGATCTTCTCTTTGCTAATATTTTTTCCATACTTCTTTATTATCCCCTTGCTCTTTTGCTCTTCTAGTTATCTCAATGTTACTAGATCCTCTCTTCTAATATTCAAGTTCTTGTTTGCACTTTTACAAGGTTAAACCACATAACATAATTTTGGAAGAACATGACACTTTTTTCTGCTCGTGATTTAGGTTTAATTGTTTAGGAGAATGGCCAATCAAGAAATGAAAGGCAAATCAACAGAATTAGTAGAAATGAAAGGAGCAAGAAGAAAACTTTTCATGTGCCAATACTGTGACAAAGCTTTCACAAGCTCACAAGCTCTTGGTGGCCATCAGAATGGCCATAGAAACGAGCGAGAGATTGCTAAAAAGACCAAACAGGAGATTGAAATTCATGGTATACAAAATCCATTTGTTTCAATGCCGACAACTTTGTTACACAATACTCGTCAAGGAAACTTGTGCCTTCCATTATACTCGCCATATCACACTACGCCTGCACCTACAAATTATCATCCTTTTCATATCGCAAAATACCTCTACAGTACTCATGGAGCAACAAGTCATGGACAAAGGTTCTCTTCGGAGTATTCTTTTAATGGTTCTTCTAATGATAGAGCAATGCTAATAAATGAAGAGCATTTGAAGTTTCTGAACTGGAAAAGAAACTATCGCCTTCAGCTTAATGCATGTTCAGAGATAAGGCCTAATACAATGCAAGCAAGCAAGGCAGAACCATCATCCTCGACAAACATAAACCAAAACCTTCAACAAGATGGCAATAAGGTCAAAGATGGCAGAGATAACAAGGAAAGAAAGATTGACCTCACACTCCATCTTTAATGGTGGAAATGGAAACTCGAGTCCTTGTTTTGGTTGttgttcattatttttttctgagGAAATTTGTTGTTCGATTTATTGTCTTGTCATTTGTTGTtggaattatatatattttttagtgTCTTAACATGTTGATCATGATTTTCtctcaaaaaaagaaatgttGGTTATCGTGGTAAGTAGGCCATATTTTGTGTTGTGGAGCACTGCTTGCTTGTTTCATCTAGATTAATCGATTTCCATGTATTGTTGACAATCAAAATGGTATAACTATAAATCATGTTTTCCCCATCTTTTCTTTTGATGGGCAATAATAAGCTTTGCGGAAATTATTATGGCTATCTCACATCTTCTATCATTTAgcactattttattttatatatatttgtgcACATGCTAACTTATATTAGTCTAGCTCATGCAATGCACATGCCAAACACTAATAAAAAATACTAAGCACTAAATTATTGTGCTAATCAAAATTTCCATAAGGTGCTATTCAATTATAACAGAACCCCACCAAAATTGTTGTTGAATGTTATAATAGTTATGACAATTACTATTTGCCACAATGTATACTATTTCAAATTCTTTTGTATTAAGGTAGTCATTGTGATAACAGTTGTTGTAATGGCATTATAATAGACAATAACGAACAAAAATGGAAACATAATAGTATTATTCTGTCAATGATTATTCtcctcataaaaaaaatatttttcaggcCACAATCTCTTTTGGATGGGAATTGATGCAAAAATTTGAGTTATATGCTtagataaagatagaaatgAAAATAATGGCCATATATTACAacgataaaaaaaattatttttcaggcCACACAATCTCTTCTGCAAAGGAATTGGTGCAaaaatttcaattttgaaaagaaataatACCATGCTTAGAGAAAGATAGAAATGAAAACAATGGCTATGTATTAATGACAATTATAATGCTTGGTAACTTGTAATAATGTCAATAATCTTTTCCCTTGTTATTATATATGTAATATAGCAGGGGCAACCTAAAACCATTATAATGGCTGTTATGAATTAATGATCATTCTTTTGAACTTGTACAAATGATCAAAGTGCAACCCACATTAACATTATGTTTTGGTACGTATCTTCAATTCTTAGTTTAAATCTTCGGCATATTTAAGGATATGCATCAATAGGATTTCCAATATTCAATTCCTCTTCCGTATGATTTCCCATGTTTGGAGCTCAGTATGATTAAGAAGCAATTGATCTTGGATGTTTGTCTGCGATTTGTTTAAATAATCCAGAAATAGTGTTAGAAGATCTCGAACTATTTATGTGAGATTTATTTAAGAGAAAACCTTTGCAAAAGTGATGCTAGTACTTTGTGTTATGTGGTTTGGGCCCTTTCTTTTGGTCCAAGCCTATGGAACCCCTTAAGTCATTTTAAGCCCAACTTTAAAGCCTGGGTGCTGTTTTTTCTGGGTATAAAAACAGAAACACGAAAATCAGAGCTCTTTGTGAGGGAAGACGGCTAGGGTTTGGGGAGAGCTTGTGTGTCCTACTCCTATGTCCATTGATACTCATTGAAGCTTGTGTTTTCAAGGGTGTAGTTTCTTCCAACAAGTTGTTTAGAAGATTTTATGTTGGAGTTGGCTTGTTCATGCTCATGAGGTAACCCTTgtctttctcctcttttttgGATTGTGTTGGCTCAAGTGatatattttgatacttgaGTAGAAATCACTGTAATTTGTTTATTATAGTGAAAGTTTGATCGGAGCATGACCCGTGGATGTAGGCTATATGCCGAACCACATTAAATCTTGTGTCTCTTGTATATGCCTTCTATGTGTTTGATGTTTTGCCACTTAGAATCAGTCCATACATTTTGCTTGCCTAGCATTGGTAGTTGTGGTGACTAGCTTCCATAGACTTTGTATTCATAAACTTACACATAGTTGGCCATATTTGGTTGAGTTTGTGATCTCACAAAGTGAAGGAGTATTTTTcctacaagtggtatcagagctaagtTGTGTGGCTTGTGGTTGACTTGTGTAGTTTGAGATGGAAGGTTCTTCTAGTACCATGATTAAGCTTACAAACACAAATTGGTTGAATTGGAAACCAAAAATGGAAGACATTCTTTATTGCAAAGATTTGTATGAGCCCATGGAGGATGAAACGGCTAGGCCTAAAGACTTGGATAATAAAGCTTGGCAAAAGTTGCATAGAAATGCTATTGGGACAATTAGGCAATGGTTGGATGATAGTGTTTTTCATCATGTGTCTAATGAAACCGATACTCATGAGTTATGGAAGAA
It includes:
- the LOC120111754 gene encoding zinc finger protein KNUCKLES-like — encoded protein: MANQEMKGKSTELVEMKGARRKLFMCQYCDKAFTSSQALGGHQNGHRNEREIAKKTKQEIEIHGIQNPFVSMPTTLLHNTRQGNLCLPLYSPYHTTPAPTNYHPFHIAKYLYSTHGATSHGQRFSSEYSFNGSSNDRAMLINEEHLKFLNWKRNYRLQLNACSEIRPNTMQASKAEPSSSTNINQNLQQDGNKVKDGRDNKERKIDLTLHL